ACGGCGACGCGCCGATGCGCGGGATGCGCGGGATGCGCGGGATGGGCGGGATGGCGATCGAGCGCTTCCTCCCCCTCGCCCTCCGCCTCGCCGCCGCGCTCGCCGAGCTCCACCGACACCACGTCATCCACAAGGACATCAAGCCTCAGAACCTGCTCTACAACCCCGACACCGGCGAGGTGAAGATCACCGATCTCGGCATCGCCTCCCTCTCTCACCGCGGCGCCCAGGAGCTCGCCCACGACGGCCTCATCGAGGGCACGCTCGCCTACATGGCGCCTGAGCAGACGGGCCGCATGAACCGCCGGGTCGACGAGCGGACCGACCTGTACTCCCTCGGCGTCACCTTCTACGAGATGCTGACTGGCACCTTGCCCTTCCAGGCCAGCGACCCCGTCGCGTGGGTCTATTGCCACATCGCCCAGGCGCCCCAGCCGCCGCACGCGCTCGTCCCCTCGATTCCACCGCAGCTCTCCGCCATCGTCCTCAAGCTGCTCTCCAAGGCCGCCGAGGAGCGCTACCAGAGCGCCCTCGGCCTGCGCCACGACCTCGAGCGGTGCTCTTCCCAGCTGCGCCAGAGCGGCGCCATCGAGCCCTTCCCGCTCGGGCAGCGCGACGTCTCCGACAGGCTCCAGATCCCGCAGCGGCTCTACGGCCGCGAGCGCGAGCTCGAGGCGCTGCGCGCCGCCTTCGAGCGCGTGGTCGCCAGCGGCCGGCCAGAGCTCCTGCTCGTCTCGGGCTACTCGGGCATCGGCAAGTCCTCGCTCGTCGCCGAGCTGCACGGGCCTGTCGTGCGCGAGCGCGGCTCCTTCCTCTCCGGAAAGTTCGATCAGCTCAAGCGCGACGTCCCCTACCGCCCCCTCCTTCACGCCTTCCGAGGGCTCGTGCAGGAGATCCTCGGCGCCAGCGAGCCGCAGGTCGAGCGCTGGAGAGAGCGCCTCCGCGAGGCTCTCGGCGCGAGCGGCGCGTTGCTCACCGACATGCTTCCGGAGATCGAGCGCCTACTCGGCCCGCAGCCGCCCGTGCCCGAGCTCCCGCCCGCCGAGGCCCAGAGCCGGCTGCTCGCCACGCTCCAGCGCTTCGTCGCCGCCTGCGCCCGGAAGGAGCACCCCGTCGCCCTCTTCCTCGACGACCTGCAATGGGCCGACCCCGCCAGCCTCCTTTTGCTCGAGCAGCTCGCCACCCTCGCGGGCGACGCGCACCTCCTCGTGATAGGCGCTTATCGCGACAACGAGGTCGGCCCCGCGCACCCGCTCCGGCTCACGCTCGCCGAGGCCCAGAAGCGCGGCGCCGCCGTCTCCGAGCTCGTCCTCGCGCCGCTCTCCGCAGCCCACGTCGGGGCGCTCGTCGCCGAGACGGTCCACGCGCCCGAAGCGCAGGTCGAGCCGCTCGCCCGGCTCGTCCACGAGAAGACCGGCGGCAACCCCTTCTTCGTGCTCCAGTTCCTCATCACCCTGCACGACGAGGGGCTCATCACCTTCGATGCCGACGAGGGCGCATGGCGCTGGGACAGCGCCGCCATCCGCGACAAGGGCTTCACCGACAACGTCGTCGAGCTGATGGTGGGAAAGCTCAATCGGCTCTCGGTCCCGACGCGCGACGCGCTCAAGCTCGCCGCCTGCCTCGGCGGCAGCATGACCCTCGACGCCCTCGCGGTGGTCGCGAGGCGGCCGACGGAGGAGCTCCGCGAGGCGCTCGAGGAGGCCGCGCGGGAGGGGCTGCTGCTCCGCCGGGACAGCGCCTATCGCTTCCTCCACGACCGGGTGCAGCAAGCCGCAACTTCGCTCATCCCGCCAGGACAGCTCGCCGAGGTGCACCTCGGGATCGGCCAGCTGCTCTTGAAGGCGCGGCGCGCCGAAGAGCGCGAGGACACGCTCTTCGAGATCGTCGGCCACCTCAACCGCGGCGCCGCGCTCCTCCGTTCCCAGGCCGAGCGCGACGAGCTCGCCGCCCTCAACCTCCGCGCCGGCAGGAAGGCCAAGGCCGCCGCCGCCTACCAGTCCGCCGCCGCCCTCTTCGCCGCCGGCACGGCCGTCCTCGCGAACGAGCCGCAGGAACGCTGGGAGACGCAGTACGCGCTGACCCACGCCCTGAACTTCGAGCGAGCGCACTGCGCGTACATCGTCGGCAACTTCGATGAAGCCGAGCGGCTGCTCGAGGAGCTCACGGATCGCTCGATGACCAAGATCGAGAGGGCCGCCGTCGTCGAGCTCTCTGTCGCGTTGCACGTGACCCGCGGGCAGAGCGCACGCGCTGTGGAGCTCGGTCTCTCCTTCCTGCGCTCCTACGACATCCATTTGCCGACCCACCTCACCGACGCGCGCATCGAACAAGAGACCGAGAGCGTATGGCAGACTCTGGGCGACCGGGCGATCGAGGACCTCATCCACCTGCCCCCCATGGCGCACCCGGAGATCAAGATCGCGATGAGCCTCTTGAAGAGCGTCTCCGTCGCCGCGTATTTCGTGGACCAGAACCTGCATCACCTGGTCCTCGAGCGCATGGTCACGCTCAGCCTTCACCATGGCAACGCCGAGAGCTCCGCCCACGCGTACACCGCCTTCGCGCGGGTGCTCGGCCCGCGGTTCGGGAGATACAAGGAGGCTTACCTGTTCGGCAAGCTCGGCTACGACCTCGCGGAGAGGAGCGACCTCCTCGCCGCGAAGCCCACCGTGATCTTCCTGTTCGGGCAGCTGACCGTCTTCTGGACGCGCCATTACAGAGAGACCTACCCCTACAATCGCCTCGGCTTCAACGCCGCCGTGGAGTGCGGCGATCTGAACAACGCATGTTTCCATTGCGTCTGGGCATCGGTGTTCCCCCTGCTCTGCGGGGAGCCGCTGGAGGACGTCCTCCACCTGACCGAGGAGCGCCTCGGCTTCGTGCGCAAGGCCGGTTACGCGTTCATCCATGGCATCCTCCTCAGCGTCCGGTACCTCATCCAGACGCTGCGCGGGAGGCCGGTCCATTACGCGATGCTGGATGGCTCCGAGCTGGATCAGGAGGCCTTCGAGGCGGGGCTCCCTCCGGGGTCCTCGTACGGAGCTCATAGCTTGTACTACAGCCTGAAGGCGCAGGCGCTGTTCCTTCTCGGCTCTCCCCGGGAGGCGCTCGCGGCGTCGACCCGCGTCGTCGTCGATTACGACTGGAGGATGGACGCATGCGCGGAGATCCCCGAGACCTTCTATGTTCACGCGCTCGCGCTCGCCGCGGTATCTGACGACGCGCACGACGCGCACGACGCGCACGACGCGCACGACGCGCCGCCGTTGCCAGAGCGGGAGCTCCCCGAAGGGCTCCTCGCGTGCGAGCGGCAGCTCGGCGTGTGGGCCGCGAGCTGCCCCGACAACTACCTCCACAAGCACGCCCTGGTCCGCGCCGAGATCGCCAGGCTCCTCGGGAACGAGCCCGAGGCCATCCGGCTCTACGAGCAGGCCATCTCCTCGGCGCAAGAGGGCGGCTTCGTCCAGCACGAGGCCATCGCCTGCGAGCTCGCCGCCCGGTTCTACGGCAACCGCGGCCTGTCCACGCCCGCCGTCGCTCACCTGCAGCGGGCGCGCGCCGCCTACTTCCGCTGGGGCGCCCACGCCAAGGTCGAGCAGCTCGACCAGCGTTATCCCTTCCTCGTCGAGCGAAGGCCGATCGCCCCCACCGTCACCTTCGCCGTCCGGGCCGAGCAGTTCGACGTCCTGTCCATCGTCAAGGCCTCTCAGAGCATCTCCGGCGAGCTCAAGCTCCCGCGCCTGCTCGAGACGCTGCTGCGCATCGTGGTCGAGCACGCGGGCGCCGGAGAGGGGGTTGCGCTCCTGGTCCGGGAAGATCGCGTGTCGACCGCGGCGATCACGGCGTCGGGGAGCGCGGCGCGGCTGCTCGACGCGGGCGAGGCCGTGGCGGCGCTGCCGCAATCCATCCTCAACTATGTCCTCCGCAGCCACGAGCGCGTGCTGCTCGCCGACGCCGCCGCGAGGCACTCGTTCTCGGACGACGAGTATTTCGGCCGCAAGAGGCCGAGGTCGGTGCTGTGCCTCCCGATCGTGCGGCAAACGCGGCTGCTCGGTCTGCTCTACCTGGAGAACAACCTCGTCACCGGCGCGTTCACCCCAGGGCGGCTCACCGTGCTCGAGCTGCTCGCCTCGCAGTCGGCCATCTCGCTCGAGAACGCCATGCTCTATACCGACATCGAGCAGGAGAACGCCGAGCGGCGCCGGGCGGAGCGAGAGCTCCGTGAGAGCCAGGCCACGCTGCAGGCCATCGTCGACAACTCCGCCGCCGCCATCTACCTCAAGGATCGCGACGGCCGGTTCCTGCTCGTCAACCGGCGCGTGAGCCGCGCCCTCGGCAAGCCAGCCGAGCAGATCCTCGGAAAGACGAGCGCCGAGCTCTTGCCTGCCACCGCCACCGCGATCATCGAAGAACACGACCGGCGGGTGCTCGAGGCGGGCGAGCCGCTGGAGTTCGAGGAGGAGGTGCAGTTGGAGGGCGAGCTGCGCACCTACCTGTCGCTCAAATTCCCGCTCGGCGAGGGCGTCATGCCCGGCGTGCTCTGCGGCATCTCCACCGACATCACCGAGCGCAAGCGCGCCGAGCTCGCCGAGCGCTTCCTGGCCGAGGCGAGCCGGAGGCTCATGGCGCTCGGTTACGGCGC
The DNA window shown above is from Sorangium aterium and carries:
- a CDS encoding sensor histidine kinase; amino-acid sequence: MPHSPRYRVLEVLHQGADTILYRARREEDGRPVVLKILRRDHASPRALGRLQHELEVATALASPVIAKAYGIEPFRDQMTLVLEDFGGRSLDRLLDGDAPMRGMRGMRGMGGMAIERFLPLALRLAAALAELHRHHVIHKDIKPQNLLYNPDTGEVKITDLGIASLSHRGAQELAHDGLIEGTLAYMAPEQTGRMNRRVDERTDLYSLGVTFYEMLTGTLPFQASDPVAWVYCHIAQAPQPPHALVPSIPPQLSAIVLKLLSKAAEERYQSALGLRHDLERCSSQLRQSGAIEPFPLGQRDVSDRLQIPQRLYGRERELEALRAAFERVVASGRPELLLVSGYSGIGKSSLVAELHGPVVRERGSFLSGKFDQLKRDVPYRPLLHAFRGLVQEILGASEPQVERWRERLREALGASGALLTDMLPEIERLLGPQPPVPELPPAEAQSRLLATLQRFVAACARKEHPVALFLDDLQWADPASLLLLEQLATLAGDAHLLVIGAYRDNEVGPAHPLRLTLAEAQKRGAAVSELVLAPLSAAHVGALVAETVHAPEAQVEPLARLVHEKTGGNPFFVLQFLITLHDEGLITFDADEGAWRWDSAAIRDKGFTDNVVELMVGKLNRLSVPTRDALKLAACLGGSMTLDALAVVARRPTEELREALEEAAREGLLLRRDSAYRFLHDRVQQAATSLIPPGQLAEVHLGIGQLLLKARRAEEREDTLFEIVGHLNRGAALLRSQAERDELAALNLRAGRKAKAAAAYQSAAALFAAGTAVLANEPQERWETQYALTHALNFERAHCAYIVGNFDEAERLLEELTDRSMTKIERAAVVELSVALHVTRGQSARAVELGLSFLRSYDIHLPTHLTDARIEQETESVWQTLGDRAIEDLIHLPPMAHPEIKIAMSLLKSVSVAAYFVDQNLHHLVLERMVTLSLHHGNAESSAHAYTAFARVLGPRFGRYKEAYLFGKLGYDLAERSDLLAAKPTVIFLFGQLTVFWTRHYRETYPYNRLGFNAAVECGDLNNACFHCVWASVFPLLCGEPLEDVLHLTEERLGFVRKAGYAFIHGILLSVRYLIQTLRGRPVHYAMLDGSELDQEAFEAGLPPGSSYGAHSLYYSLKAQALFLLGSPREALAASTRVVVDYDWRMDACAEIPETFYVHALALAAVSDDAHDAHDAHDAHDAPPLPERELPEGLLACERQLGVWAASCPDNYLHKHALVRAEIARLLGNEPEAIRLYEQAISSAQEGGFVQHEAIACELAARFYGNRGLSTPAVAHLQRARAAYFRWGAHAKVEQLDQRYPFLVERRPIAPTVTFAVRAEQFDVLSIVKASQSISGELKLPRLLETLLRIVVEHAGAGEGVALLVREDRVSTAAITASGSAARLLDAGEAVAALPQSILNYVLRSHERVLLADAAARHSFSDDEYFGRKRPRSVLCLPIVRQTRLLGLLYLENNLVTGAFTPGRLTVLELLASQSAISLENAMLYTDIEQENAERRRAERELRESQATLQAIVDNSAAAIYLKDRDGRFLLVNRRVSRALGKPAEQILGKTSAELLPATATAIIEEHDRRVLEAGEPLEFEEEVQLEGELRTYLSLKFPLGEGVMPGVLCGISTDITERKRAELAERFLAEASRRLMALGYGATLESVAQLVVPELADRCVIHVDLAQDAPGRTVTAGVPAELAGAVTDALRPLAASSLDQAEVGDIRAAPLLEPLGVHSFLRVPLLARDRRFGVMTLLAAAPRRRYRPADLWLAEELASRAALALDNSRLFAEAQVAIERRDEFLLVASHELKTPLTSLTMQAHLLARLLPRLQRAEVAPERIDAAIQLLNRQIARLAHLVNELLDVTRLNAGRLSLARAPVDLAALARDVVERMHQQLDDARCRTQLDLDGPVVGDWDASRMEQILINLLSNALKYGAGGPIHVIVRSLASRAVLVVRDHGMGIAEADQARIFERFERAVSVRNFGGLGLGLYIVRWIVTSHDGTIRVESKPGAGAAFIVELPLRSPDTGTDVQGTFLPQA